TTTGCCTTCACGATGGTTGTCGAGCAAGCGTAGCAAGACGGCTTTGTGGAAGTAACGATCCGTATCACTTTGTTGGATCAAATTCTTTGCCCAATCGTACATTTCATTTTTCAACCAATGACGGATTGGCACGGGGAAACCTAACTTTTTTCGATCCAATACATGGGGTGGTACGATGCCGCGCATGGCTTCACGCAAGACAGCTTTGGTCGTACCATTGGCGATTTTCAATGATGGATCGATCGTTCGTGCACATTCAAAGACTTCTTTATCAAGAAATGGAACACGAAGCTCCAACGAGTGAGCCATCGTCATCTTGTCAGCCTTTAATAAAATGTCCCCACGTAACCATGTATGAATGTCAATGTATTGCATACGATTGACGTCATTGTAGGTTTGAATGTCATCATAGAATGGCTTCGTTACGGACTGGTATGTCTTTCCTTCTTGATAATGGACGAGCAAGTCTCGTTTCTCGTTTTCAGTAAACATTTTTGCATTGCCAATATATCGTTCCTCTAAAGGCGTGCAGCCTCGCTCCAAAAAGCTTTTGCCACGCATGCCCTCTGGAAGTATTGCTGCCACTCGTTTAAGCATGCGCTTCACAGGTGCAGGAACGTACTGGAAGAATTCTAATGATTGTGGCTCTCGATAAATATTGTACCCTCCAAAAAGCTCATCAGCGCCTTCCCCTGAAAGGACTACTTTGACATGCTTTCGTGCCTCTCTTGCGACAAAATATAAAGGAATAGCCGCTGGATCGGCTAGAGGGTCGTCCATATGCCACATAATGCGCGGCAGCTCGTTCATATATTCCTCAGGCGTAATGATGTACGAGATGTTTTCTACACCTAAGGCATCCGCTGTTTCCTTAGCCACATCGACTTCACTAAACCCTTCATGCTCAAAGCCCACAGAGAACGTCAGAATATCTGGATGATAGTCTTTAGCGATAGAGACGATGGCAGATGAGTCAATCCCCCCAGACAAAAACGAACCGACAGGCACATCGCTTCGCATATGTACTTTGACAGAATCTTTCATCGCTTTGCGAATATCGTCAATTACAGTGCGCTTATTTTTTTGCTCTGGTTGGAACGACGCCTGCCAATATTGTTCAAAAACCGGGGATTCTCCAGGTTTTTTTGTGAAACAATACCCTGGAAGCAACTTATGAATACCTTCTGTCACTGTCTGTGGTTCTGGAACAAATTGAAAGGTAAGATAATGTTGGAGAGCTTCTACGTTTACTGCCCCATGGTCTCTTGCCATCAGCAAGCTTTTCTTTTCAGAGGCCGCATAAAAACGGTCCCCATTCTGCATATAAAAGAAAGGCTTAATACCAAAGGGGTCGCGCGCACCAAAGGCCTGTCCTTCTTGCTTGTCCCAAATAATAAACGCAAACATGCCTCGCAGCTGTTTAACGGCATCTTTCCCTTTCGCAGCGAACAAAGCAATTATTGTTTCTGTATCTGATTGCGTTTGAAATGTATATCCTTCTGCTTCTAATTCATTTCGCAACTCAATGTAGTTATAAATTTCACCATTGAATATAATCCAATATCGTTCGTTTTCATAACTTAACGGCTGATGTCCACTCTCAACATCAATAATGCTGAGACGACGAAAGCCAAAATGAACAAATTCATCCTGAAAAAAGCCAGCATCATCAGGCCCTCTATGTGTAATCACATTGGTCATTTGTTTGAATTGGTCATTGAAGAGGTTGTCTTGACCTTGGGCTGTGTCACATATACAGCCGACAAATCCACACATGGTTCGAATCTCCTTCGTATCAAATTCTTTTCATTTCGTTAGTATAGCATACACACATCGCTCACATACAATTTTCGTAGAACGATGTCGTTTTTTGAAAGTTTTCAAGAAATCCAAAACGGGAATAGGAGAGAAAGGGGGATTGCCGTGGTTTCCGTGATCTTTTTTGCTGCTTTTACTATCTTATGGGCTGCGGAGAATATTGTTTTTCCGACGGCAGGTCGTCGCAATGATGTTTCCTTTTTTGTCTTGCTCAGTGCCATGCTTATTTCCGTCATTTCATCGATTGCTGGCGGCTATTTCCAATGGCTTTCATGGTCTGTTTCTACAACGAGCACCGTAATTGGTCTCGGCCTGTTCGCTACAGGTATCATCCTACGCTACTGGGGAATTCTAAAGAT
The nucleotide sequence above comes from Aureibacillus halotolerans. Encoded proteins:
- the asnB gene encoding asparagine synthase (glutamine-hydrolyzing) encodes the protein MCGFVGCICDTAQGQDNLFNDQFKQMTNVITHRGPDDAGFFQDEFVHFGFRRLSIIDVESGHQPLSYENERYWIIFNGEIYNYIELRNELEAEGYTFQTQSDTETIIALFAAKGKDAVKQLRGMFAFIIWDKQEGQAFGARDPFGIKPFFYMQNGDRFYAASEKKSLLMARDHGAVNVEALQHYLTFQFVPEPQTVTEGIHKLLPGYCFTKKPGESPVFEQYWQASFQPEQKNKRTVIDDIRKAMKDSVKVHMRSDVPVGSFLSGGIDSSAIVSIAKDYHPDILTFSVGFEHEGFSEVDVAKETADALGVENISYIITPEEYMNELPRIMWHMDDPLADPAAIPLYFVAREARKHVKVVLSGEGADELFGGYNIYREPQSLEFFQYVPAPVKRMLKRVAAILPEGMRGKSFLERGCTPLEERYIGNAKMFTENEKRDLLVHYQEGKTYQSVTKPFYDDIQTYNDVNRMQYIDIHTWLRGDILLKADKMTMAHSLELRVPFLDKEVFECARTIDPSLKIANGTTKAVLREAMRGIVPPHVLDRKKLGFPVPIRHWLKNEMYDWAKNLIQQSDTDRYFHKAVLLRLLDNHREGKADYSRKLWTVLMFMLWHQIYVEGAYSFEKEMLGNQQAMSI